TCATCGGCGGCGTCGAGGGCGGCGTGGCCGCGTTCGACCCGTCGATCCTGACGACCGGCTACTCCTTCCAGGACGCCGCGGGCAGCGCCACCCTGATCGGCGCCCGCAGCTACATCGCGGGCGACCTGGACGGCGACGGAGTCGACGACGTGGTGTCGCTCAACTGGGACCGCAGCGGCTTCGACCGGATGACCCAGCTGCTGGGTTCGCGGGTCACCGACTCGGACAACGGCATCCACCAGATGACGACGTACACCCTGTCCTGACCTTCACCAGCACACAGCAGTCCTGAAGGGAGCCGGCAACACCAGCCGGCTCCCTTCGGGCATTCCCGGGGCTTCCCCGAAATGCGAGAAAGCGGAGTGCGGGAGACACTCGCTCCACCACTCGCATTCCAGCTCCAGCAGTAAAGGGGAAGCCATGGACAACTACCCGCTTCTCGATCTCTTTCTGACGATGCTGTATTTCTTCCTGTGGGTCATGTGGCTCTTCCTGCTGTTCAGGGTCGTCGTGGACGTCTTCCGCGACGACGAACTGAGCGGCTGGGGCAAGGCAGGATGGCTGGTCTTCTGCATCGTGCTCCCGTTCCTCGGGGTCCTCGTCTACGTCATCGCCCGCGGCAGCGGAATGGGCCGGCGTGACGCGAAGCAGGCGAAGGCGGCGGAATCCGCGTTCCAGGACTACATCCGGAAAACCGCCGCGGAGACGAATTCCGGCACGAGCGGAACCGACGAACTGACGAAACTCGCCGCGCTGCACGATTCCGGTGCGCTCACCGACGAGGAATTCGACAAGGCGAAGACAAAGCTCCTCGCCTGAGACGCCGGCCCTGGCGCTCACCGCCCCGACCGGGCCGCTGACGCGTGGGGGCGCGTCCGAGTCGTACACCTTCACCGTGAAGAACAGCTCCGCCAAGGCGGTCGACTTCACCGGGACCATGTTCGGCAGCAGTGGCGGTCCGAGCCCCATCGCCGGGCAGCAAGTCCGGTTCGATGTGCAGGAGTTGGGTTCCACCCCGGCGACCGGCGTGGGAACTGCCCCGTATCGACAAGGGATTCGGGACGTCCGGCGCGCAGACGCCGTCGCCCTCCGCGACGCCTACCTCGGCCCCCAGTGCGACGGCCTCCGCGACCGCCTCGGCCGCCGCGGGCGCGCTCCTCGCCGCCGGAGCCGTCCTGGCCTGGTTCGGCGTCCGTCGCCGGCGCTCGCACAGTCAATTGGTAGGAGGCCCCTCCCCGCGTGCCGTAAGGTTGTGTTCACCGACGCGGGGTGGAGCAGCTCGGTAGCTCGCTGGGCTCATAACCCAGAGGTCGCAGGTTCAAATCCTGTCCCCGCTACTTGTAGGACGAAGGCCCGGCACGTCATGTGCCGGGCCTTCGTCGTGTTGGGGAGGGGTCTCCTGTGTTCGGTGCGCTGCGGGTGGGGCTGTCGGTGCTGCTGTTGCTGGAGGTCGTGCCGTCGGCGGTCGTCGGTGTCACCCGCGCCCGGGTGGGGCGCGAGCGCCTCGACCAGCTGACGCGGACCGGCGTGCTGGAGGGCCGCCGGATGTGGCTCGTCACGCTGCTGGGCGTCGTGCACACGCTCGCCGCGGTGGGGATCGTCGCCGGGATCCGGTCGCCCGCGGCCGGGGTCGCCGGTGCCGGGGCCGAGGTGATCGTCTTCGGCTGGGTGCTCTCGCGGCAGCTCGCCGCGGGGGACCGGGGGCGGGCGCTGCTGGCCTACACGCTGTTCCTGGGGATGGCGGTCGCCGTGCTGGCGGTGGACGCGGCGGCGCTCAACTCCCGGTAGGAGAGGCCGAGTCGGGCGTAGAGGCCGATCGCCGAGGCGTTGTCGCCGTCGACCATCAGGGCCGCTGTGCCATGGCGGGCGAGGGCCTCGTTCAGGGTGTGCGCGCAGACCGTACGGGCCAGACCGCGGCCCCTGGCGGAGGGGTGCACCGCGACCCCGGTCAGGAGCCCGACGGTGGGGGACGACCAGGCCAGGGCCGCGGTGGCGAGCAGGGTGCCGTCGTCGTCCCGTACGCCTGCCCAGGACTCCACGCCGGGAATGCCCGGCAGCGCGGCGGAGGAGGGGAAGGCCTCCGCGAGGAGCGCGGTGATCTCCGGATGCGCCTCCTCGGAGAGCCATTCCGCCTTGTCACCGGCGACGGGGACGGCGGCCGCCGTCGACATCCAGCCGAACGTGTCCTCCACCGTCAGGGCCGGTATCGCCGCCGCGAGGGCCCCGACCAGGGCGGCGTCGCCGAGCGGGCGGTACGTCGGGCCCAGATCCGGGAGCAGTTCCCGTACGAGAGTGATCGCGGGCCCCGGCGGCCCCGACACCGCGAGCCGGTCCCGGCGGCAGAGGTCCGGGGCCGCCACCGCGTACGCCCCGCCGTCCGCGCTGCGCCAGGCGCGGCTCGTCGTGAGGTCCCGGGCGGCCCAGATCAGCAGCTCGTCGGCGGGGAGCGCGGTGGTGGAGTGGATCTCTCGCATCCGGCGAGCGTGCGCCTGGCCCTGATGCAACGTCAAGGAACGACTGCGGGGAGTAGTGTCGCATGCGCTATGAGTGACGTACGGGCAGTGGTGATGCGGCGGGCGGCCGCCGTGGTGCTGCTGCTCGCGCTCTGCGCGCTGCTGGTCAGCGTCTGCTGCCACGACGGCGGGAACCACGGGCCGGTACGCGTCACCGCGAGCGCTGCCGCCGACGGGCATCACTGTGCGGGGGACGCGGGCGGGGGCGACGAGCATCTGGCGGCGCGGCCCGCTGGTGGGGCGCATGTCTGTGAACTTCCGCTGTGGGGCGGAGTGTTGGAGCCGCGGTATGCGCGGGGTGTGGAGTGCGTCCGCGAGCAGCGGGCCGGGCCTCCGGGGGCGCGGCGGTTGTTGATCGCGCTCGGGGTGGACCGGAGCTGAGGGGCTGTTCCGCTCCCGCCTGCTTCTGTTCCAGCTCCAGCTCCGGAAGGTTTGTGCGTACGTGATCAGCGCTGTGGGGAACACCCCTGTCCTGTGGATCGACGAGTCCCCGGGGGGTGGCGGGTTCTGGGCGAAGCTCGAAGGGTTCAACTTCGGGGGGATCAAGGACCGGGCCGCCCTGTACATGGTTCAACAGGCGCGGCTGCGGGGTGAGTTGAGGCCCGGTGCGCCCATCGTCGAGTCGACCTCGGGCACGCTCGGGCTCGGGCTCGCGCTCGCCGGGGTCGCGTACGGGCACCCCGTGCAGGTCGTCACCGACCCGGGTCTCGAACCGATCGTCGAGCGGATGCTGGTCGCGCACGGGGCGCGGGTCGATGTGGTCAAGTCGCCCGCCAAGCAGGGTGGTTGGCAGCAGGCGCGGCGCGACCGGGTCGCCGAGCTGGTCGGGGCGCAGGAGGGTGCCTGGTGCCCGGACCAGTACCACAATCCGGACAATCCGGCGGCGTACGGAGGACTGGCCGCCGAGCTCGCCGAGCAGCTCGGACCGATCGACGTGCTGGTGTGCGCCGTCGGCACCGGCGGGCACTCGGCCGGGATCGCGCGGGCGCTGCGCGCCGGCGGCATGAGCGGACTCGAACTGGTGGGCGTCGACAGCGTGGGGTCGGCCATCTTCGGGCTGCCGGCGGGGGAGCGGCTGATGCGCGGGCTCGGGTCGTCCATCCATCCGGGGAACGTGGATCACGCGGCCTTCGACGAGGTGCACTGGGTGGGTCCCGCCGAAGCCGTACGGTCCGCGCGGCGGCTGGCGGCGCGGCAGTTCGCCACCGGCGGGTGGAGCGTGGGGGCCGTCGCGCTGGTGGCCGGATGGCTGGCGCGGACCAGGCCGCGGGGGACGCGGATCGTGGCGGTGTTTCCCGACGGTCCGCAGCGGTACTTCGACACGGTCTTCAGCGATGAATTCTGTGCGCGGCACGGGCTGTTGGAGGCGCACGCGCCCGATGAGCCCGCGTCGTACGACGGCCGGGTCAGCGGCTGGACCCGGCGCGCCCTGGTGCGTGTGCGGTGATCGGGGTGTGGCGCCAGGCGCGCGGATTTGATGTCGCGGTGCGGCTGCTGCTGGTCAACCAGCTCACCATCAACCTCGGTTTCTACATGCTCATGCCGTTCCTGGCCGAGCATCTGGCGGGCGGTCTCGGGCTCGCCGCGTGGGCCGTCGGCCTGGTCATGGGCGTACGGAATCTGTCGCAGCAGGGGATGTTCCTGGTGGGCGGCGCGCTCGCCGACCGCTTCGGGTTCAAGCCGCTGATCGTGGCCGGGTGCGCGCTGCGGACCGTGGGGTTCGGGGCGCTGGCCTTCGTCGAGTCGCTGCCGATGCTGATCGCGGCGTCGCTCGCGACCGGGCTCGCGGGGGCGCTGTTCAACCCGGCGGTGCGCGCCTATCTCGCCGCGGAGGCCGGTGAGGAGCGGCGGGTGGAGGCCTTCGCGCTCTTCAACGCCTTCTACCAGGCGGGGATTCTGCTGGGGCCGCTCGTCGGCGTCGCGCTGCTCGGCGTCTCGTTCCGGCTGGTGTGCGTGGTGGCCGCGGTGCTCTTCGCAGGGCTGACCGTGCTGCAGCTGGGGCGGCTGCCGGTGCGCGAGGCCGCCGCGGTCGGCTCGGCTGCCGCCGAACGCGGTCAGTTCCGTACCGTCCTCGGAAACCGCACCTTCTGGCTCTTCGCCGCCGCGATGACCGGTTCGTACGTCCTCCAGTTCCAGGTCTACCTCGCACTCCCGCTCGCCGCCGGCAGCCGCTGGGCCACCAGCGCGCTGTTCGTCGTCTCCGGACTGGTCACGCTCGGCGGCCAGTTGAGGATCACCGCCTGGTGCGCGGCGCACTGGACCCGCGAACGCTGCCTGGTCGCCGGACTCTCGCTGATGGGCGCCGCCTTCGTCCCCCCGGCGCTCCCGGGCGCGGGGGTGGCGGGGCTGCTCCTCTGCGCGGCCGTCCTCGCGGTGGGGACCGCGGTGCTCTACCCGTACGAGATGGACACCATCGTCGCGCTCTCCGGGGGCCGCTGGGTCGCCACGCACTACGGCCTCTACAACACCGTCTGCGGGATCGGCATCACGCTCGGGAACCTCGGGACGGGCTGGCTGCTCGGCTCGTACGGACAGACCGTGTGGCCGGTGTTCGTGGTGGTGGGCCTGGGGTGTGCGATGGCCGTGGGGCTGCTGGGGCGCGGCGGGCGGCTGGCACCCGCGCCCGCCCCGAGGGTCCCCCGGATGGCGGAGGCCGAATAGCCGGACGGCGCGGCTCCGAGGAGCCTGAGTGGGGCGCGGTACCGTCCGCAGCCGTGTACGGACCGGGCAGGAGAGACGCGGTGGGGCAGCGAGCAGAGAGCGCGGGGGTACGTCTCTTCGTGCGCGTGCTGCCCGTGCTGCTGATCGTCGCCGGGGTCTGCTTCGACCTGGTGACCCCGGCGAACTACACCGCGTCCCCCCTCTTCTCCGCGGCCCCTCTGATCGCCGCGCCGTTCTTCAGCACCGCGGCCACCGTCCGGATCGGGATCATCTCGGTCGCGGTGGTCGTGGGGCTGCGGATCTACAACCGCGAGACGCTGACGGTCGTCTCGCTCTCCGAGCTCTTCACGGTGGTCACCGTGGTCGTGCTCGCCGTCTTCATCAACGTCGTCATCCGCCGCAGCGGCGAGCAGCTCGCCTCCGCCCGCGTCATCGCCGAGACCGCCCAGCGCGCCGTGCTGCCGCAGCCCGCCGACCGGATCGGCGGGCTGCACATCGCGGCGCGGTACGAGGCCGCGCAGGCGGGCGCGTTCATCGGGGGCGATCTGTTCGCCGTACAGGAGACGCCGTACGGGGTGCGGCTGGTGGTCGGTGACGTACGCGGGAAGGGGCTCGACGCCGTCGAGGCGGTGGCCGTGGTCATCGGCGCCTTCCGCGAGGCGGCCGAGCAGGAGTCCACCCTGGAGGGGGTCGCGCTGCGGCTGGAGCGGGCGCTGGCGCGGGAGGGGAGACGGCGCGACGGGCTCGACGCCTTCGAGGGGTTCACGACGGCGGTGCTCGGGGAGATCCCGCGGGGGCTCGGTGTCGTACGGCTGGTCAACCGCGGGCACCCCGAGCCGCTGATGCTGCACGCCGACGGGGCGCTGGACGCGCTCGCGCCGACCAGCCCCGCACTGCCGCTGGGGATGGCCGAGTTGGGGAGCTGGCCCGACCGCGCCGACACCTGGCCGCTGCCGGCCGGGTCGACGCTGCTGTTCTACACGGACGGGCTTTCGGAGGCGCGGGACAAGGCCGGGGTCTTCTACGACCCGGTCGGGCGGCTGCGCGGGCGGATCTTCCCCGGGCCCGACGCGCTTCTGGACGCGCTCACCGACGACGTACGGCTGCACACGGGGGGCGGGTCGACGGACGACATGGCGCTGCTCGCGGTGGGGCGGCCGGGGGACGGTCAGCCGGAGCGGCGGCTGACCGTGGACATCGTCCGGCACAGTCCGTAATCGAAGGACGACCCAGACAAGCAACTGCATAACATTTGATGCACTGTCAGAAAACAGGGGTTTCGATTGGGACTGGCAAGTCGACATGTTTCAAGGCCTTCTGTCCCGTTAAGTCCAGGCCAAAGGCGTTAACGATCAGTCGGAACGGCTTGGAATCAGGCCCCCGCGTCTATTAACGTTCGATAACGCAGCGCGGTCGTCCCAGCCGTCGCAAGAGACGGCACCGTGCGCATGCGCCGAATTCCGCAAGGGAACCGGGGAACCACCAATTGGGGTGAATCGGGCTGAACCTGGCCCGTAGGAGACCTTCCTGCTCCGAACCCGTCAGCTAACCCGGTAGGCGAGAAGGAAGGAAAGGAGCACGCCTCCGTGGCGTCCAACAACCCTGCCCCTGAAGCCCTTTATGTCCCGAATGACCGTGACGCGTTCGGCTTCGGAGGTGACGGTGGCGGCGAGACCTGGGACGAGTGGAACCCCACCGAGGACTCCGTCCGTCCGGTCCGCGGCAGACACCGTGTCGCCAAGCAGCGCGGCGGACTCGCCCGCAGCTCCACGGTGTTGGGTGTCGGCGTCATCGCGGCAGTCGGCGCCGGCGGCATAGCCAGCGCCGAGGGCAAGGCCCCGGTCTCCATATCCCTGCCCGACCTCCCGGCCTCGGTCACCGACCACCTGCCGGAAGTCATCAAGGCGGACATCGCCCCGGACTCCGCTTCGGGTACGGAAACGAACACCACGCCCCTCTCCACCGCGGGCCTCACCACCAGCTCCTCCGGCCAGGGCACCACGGACGCCGGCGAGACGCTGCGCGCCCGGATCCTGCAGCAGGCCGAGCAGCAGCAGGCCGGCGCGGACGCCGAGGCTCAAGCCGCCGCAGAGAAGGCGGCCGCCGAGAAGGCCGCCGCCGAGGCGAAGAAGAAGCAGGACGCGGCCGCCGCCAAGGAGGCCGCCGCCAAGAAGAAGGCCGCCGAAGAGGCGGCGAAGAAGGCGGAGGCCGAGCGCCTCGCGAAGCTGGCCGCCAGCTACTCGCTGCCCGTCGCCTCGTACACCCTCACCTCGCACTTCGGCGACGCCGGTTCGATGTGGTCCTCCGGCTACCACACGGGTCTGGACTTCGCGGCTCCCACCGGCACCCCGATCAAGGCCGTCCACAGCGGCACGGTCAAGTCGGCGGGCTGGTCCGGCTCGTACGGCTACCGCACCGTGATCGTCCTCGACGACGGTACGGAGCTGTGGTTCTGCCACCAGTCCTCGCTGAACGTCAGCGCCGGGCAGAAGGTCACCACGGGCGACGTCATCGGCCGCGTCGGCGCCACCGGCAACGTCACCGGCCCGCACCTCCACCTCGAGGTCCGGCCGGGCGGCGGCGACCCGATCGACCCGATGGCCTGGCTGCAGGCCCGCGGCATCAACCCCTGATCCCGCACCCCCAAAGACACCGGCAGTCCTGGCGGCAACCCCCCCCCGACGCCAGGGCTGCCGGTTTTGGTGTACCCGGAACGGAATAGGCGGACCGGGGCGGAGGTTGATCAACCCATGACTTCTCTCCGTACGCTCGGATCGTCCGACCTCTCCGTCTTCCCGCTCGCCCTCGGCGGCAACGTCTTCGGCTGGACCGCCGACGAGGCGCAGTCCTTCGCCGTGCTCGACGCGTATGCCGCGGCGGGCGGCAACTTCATCGACACCGCCGATGCGTACTCGGCCTGGGTGCCGGGCAACCAGGGCGGCGAGTCGGAGACCATCATCGGGAAGTGGTTCGCCGAGCGTGCCAACCGCTCCGAGATCGTCCTCGCCACGAAGGTCGGTGCACACCCCGAGCTCAAGGGGCTCTCCGCGGCCACCATCAAGGCAGGGGCCGAGGCCTCGCTGCGGCGGCTCGGCACCGACTACATCGACCTCTACTACACCCACTTCGACGACGAGACCGTCGCGGTCGAGGAGATCATCACCGCGCTCGACGCGCTGGTGAAGGAGGGCAAGGTGCGGGCGATCGCCGCATCGAACATCTCCCCGGCGCGTCTTGAGGCCTCGCTCGCCTTCTCGGAGCGTGAGGGCCTCGCCAAGTACGTCGCGCTGCAGCCGCACTACAACCTGGTCTCCCGCGACACCTACGAGGGCGAGCTCCAGGACACCGCCGCCCGCCACGGACTCGGCGCCGTCCCGTACTTCGCACTCGCCTCGGGCTTCCTCACCGGCAAGTACCGTCCGGGCACTGCTGTGGAAAGCGCCCGGGCCGAGGGCGCCGGCAAGCACCTGGAGAGCGAGCGGGGTCTGAAGGTCCTCGACGCGCTCGACAAGGTCGCCGCCGCGCACGACGCCGAGGTCGCGACCGTCGCGCTGGCCTGGCTCGCCGCACAGCCCACCGTGGCCGCGCCGATCGCCTCCGCGCGCACGGTGGAGCAGCTGCCCGCGCTGACGGCGGTGGCCGAGCTGAAGCTCACCGAGGACGAGGTGGCGTCGCTGACCGAGGCAGCCGCCTAGTACTGCTGGTACGGGTTGTAGCCGCCGTAGTGGAGATACGGCGGCGGCACCTGCACCCTGCCGGTCGCCTGCGCCGCGTACAGCAGCGCAGGCCCGGCTATCTCCTTGCGCTGCCACAGGTGGTGCAGGAGCTCCTGCTCGCGTGCCATGAAGTCCGGGCCC
The sequence above is drawn from the Streptomyces sp. NBC_01465 genome and encodes:
- a CDS encoding aldo/keto reductase, whose protein sequence is MTSLRTLGSSDLSVFPLALGGNVFGWTADEAQSFAVLDAYAAAGGNFIDTADAYSAWVPGNQGGESETIIGKWFAERANRSEIVLATKVGAHPELKGLSAATIKAGAEASLRRLGTDYIDLYYTHFDDETVAVEEIITALDALVKEGKVRAIAASNISPARLEASLAFSEREGLAKYVALQPHYNLVSRDTYEGELQDTAARHGLGAVPYFALASGFLTGKYRPGTAVESARAEGAGKHLESERGLKVLDALDKVAAAHDAEVATVALAWLAAQPTVAAPIASARTVEQLPALTAVAELKLTEDEVASLTEAAA
- a CDS encoding SHOCT domain-containing protein, with the protein product MDNYPLLDLFLTMLYFFLWVMWLFLLFRVVVDVFRDDELSGWGKAGWLVFCIVLPFLGVLVYVIARGSGMGRRDAKQAKAAESAFQDYIRKTAAETNSGTSGTDELTKLAALHDSGALTDEEFDKAKTKLLA
- a CDS encoding M23 family metallopeptidase is translated as MASNNPAPEALYVPNDRDAFGFGGDGGGETWDEWNPTEDSVRPVRGRHRVAKQRGGLARSSTVLGVGVIAAVGAGGIASAEGKAPVSISLPDLPASVTDHLPEVIKADIAPDSASGTETNTTPLSTAGLTTSSSGQGTTDAGETLRARILQQAEQQQAGADAEAQAAAEKAAAEKAAAEAKKKQDAAAAKEAAAKKKAAEEAAKKAEAERLAKLAASYSLPVASYTLTSHFGDAGSMWSSGYHTGLDFAAPTGTPIKAVHSGTVKSAGWSGSYGYRTVIVLDDGTELWFCHQSSLNVSAGQKVTTGDVIGRVGATGNVTGPHLHLEVRPGGGDPIDPMAWLQARGINP
- a CDS encoding MFS transporter, encoding MIGVWRQARGFDVAVRLLLVNQLTINLGFYMLMPFLAEHLAGGLGLAAWAVGLVMGVRNLSQQGMFLVGGALADRFGFKPLIVAGCALRTVGFGALAFVESLPMLIAASLATGLAGALFNPAVRAYLAAEAGEERRVEAFALFNAFYQAGILLGPLVGVALLGVSFRLVCVVAAVLFAGLTVLQLGRLPVREAAAVGSAAAERGQFRTVLGNRTFWLFAAAMTGSYVLQFQVYLALPLAAGSRWATSALFVVSGLVTLGGQLRITAWCAAHWTRERCLVAGLSLMGAAFVPPALPGAGVAGLLLCAAVLAVGTAVLYPYEMDTIVALSGGRWVATHYGLYNTVCGIGITLGNLGTGWLLGSYGQTVWPVFVVVGLGCAMAVGLLGRGGRLAPAPAPRVPRMAEAE
- a CDS encoding PP2C family protein-serine/threonine phosphatase; the protein is MGQRAESAGVRLFVRVLPVLLIVAGVCFDLVTPANYTASPLFSAAPLIAAPFFSTAATVRIGIISVAVVVGLRIYNRETLTVVSLSELFTVVTVVVLAVFINVVIRRSGEQLASARVIAETAQRAVLPQPADRIGGLHIAARYEAAQAGAFIGGDLFAVQETPYGVRLVVGDVRGKGLDAVEAVAVVIGAFREAAEQESTLEGVALRLERALAREGRRRDGLDAFEGFTTAVLGEIPRGLGVVRLVNRGHPEPLMLHADGALDALAPTSPALPLGMAELGSWPDRADTWPLPAGSTLLFYTDGLSEARDKAGVFYDPVGRLRGRIFPGPDALLDALTDDVRLHTGGGSTDDMALLAVGRPGDGQPERRLTVDIVRHSP
- a CDS encoding PLP-dependent cysteine synthase family protein, with the translated sequence MISAVGNTPVLWIDESPGGGGFWAKLEGFNFGGIKDRAALYMVQQARLRGELRPGAPIVESTSGTLGLGLALAGVAYGHPVQVVTDPGLEPIVERMLVAHGARVDVVKSPAKQGGWQQARRDRVAELVGAQEGAWCPDQYHNPDNPAAYGGLAAELAEQLGPIDVLVCAVGTGGHSAGIARALRAGGMSGLELVGVDSVGSAIFGLPAGERLMRGLGSSIHPGNVDHAAFDEVHWVGPAEAVRSARRLAARQFATGGWSVGAVALVAGWLARTRPRGTRIVAVFPDGPQRYFDTVFSDEFCARHGLLEAHAPDEPASYDGRVSGWTRRALVRVR
- a CDS encoding GNAT family N-acetyltransferase; the protein is MREIHSTTALPADELLIWAARDLTTSRAWRSADGGAYAVAAPDLCRRDRLAVSGPPGPAITLVRELLPDLGPTYRPLGDAALVGALAAAIPALTVEDTFGWMSTAAAVPVAGDKAEWLSEEAHPEITALLAEAFPSSAALPGIPGVESWAGVRDDDGTLLATAALAWSSPTVGLLTGVAVHPSARGRGLARTVCAHTLNEALARHGTAALMVDGDNASAIGLYARLGLSYRELSAAASTASTATAIPRNSV